A stretch of Mucilaginibacter terrae DNA encodes these proteins:
- a CDS encoding zinc-dependent metalloprotease, with translation MKLLIKLLLLAQVCFCTTMYAQTATPLPAIGSFIKPAATRHAGVFNVYVQDAKYYLEVPDSLLKRDILAMIVINRGSAQLARDPRRRYGFAGDVVHETIFRFSKNKRGGINMEQPQFYNAPGAKSSYYATLQNKAVPIILSFTPVAQSKDALLIDVTTALNSDMPLLSLSGAKEELGLGAYQANLSSPLSVSSYKNNLVFRSTRAYGPGVAAQKPASLAPGEPQQAEEADKQVNGPTAWEVGASWYLLPAKPMRQRIADKRVGFFTRAIKDYTQDPSKADDIILTARWKLEPKTADIKKYNRGELVEPAKPIVFYVDKNTPAYLQPYFIAGVNAWQKSFEKIGFKNAITAKMEPDSTQDPEFSMDNANYSVISYKPSTTANAYGPMVVDPRSGEILSSHVAVFHNITDLLQRWYFVMCSTNDPRARKLPLSQDIMGRLAQTVITHEVGHTLGLRHDFAGSHSYDVDSVRKRSYVAKNGFGASIMDYLRFNYVAQPEDGFTADELLPQIGVYDDYAIEWGYKYLPQYKTPADEAEKLKQWVSEKRKDSRLFYFPEGDFYDPRVQSEDMGNNAMKAAALGINNLKLIMSNLESWLEKDDDENYTMLKKMHTAVASRYNEYLGHVLKNIGGHYADQALIAEGKPNYIPVSRQTHKEAMDFLNKYFFQEPSWMFPQNITNKTRFVFAGQVEGDYEVFMARIFFKFSAISRNERIQGYQAYTAAEYFDDIYNGIFLDLNDNKPISSYRRMLQRTYVNKLLSSIYNPPTYENDVAIILKQQAEKIKQACNASLKNKTDDATINHIKAITSMISQWEGNKPTI, from the coding sequence ATGAAACTACTTATAAAGTTGTTGCTTCTGGCACAGGTATGCTTTTGTACAACCATGTACGCCCAAACAGCAACTCCACTTCCGGCCATCGGCTCGTTTATAAAGCCGGCTGCAACCAGGCATGCCGGTGTATTTAATGTTTATGTGCAGGATGCCAAATATTACCTCGAAGTCCCCGACTCATTACTGAAACGGGACATACTGGCCATGATCGTAATTAACCGTGGTTCGGCCCAGTTAGCACGTGATCCGCGCAGGCGTTACGGCTTTGCGGGTGATGTGGTGCACGAAACCATTTTCAGGTTTAGCAAAAATAAACGTGGCGGTATTAATATGGAGCAGCCGCAATTTTATAATGCACCCGGCGCAAAAAGCAGTTATTATGCCACGCTGCAAAATAAGGCAGTGCCTATAATATTATCTTTTACGCCGGTGGCACAAAGCAAAGATGCATTACTGATTGATGTTACTACAGCACTAAATTCTGATATGCCTTTGTTATCGTTAAGCGGTGCCAAAGAAGAACTTGGATTGGGTGCATACCAGGCCAATTTATCGTCCCCGCTAAGCGTTTCGAGTTATAAAAATAACCTTGTATTTCGTTCCACGCGTGCTTACGGCCCTGGAGTAGCGGCGCAAAAGCCGGCTTCATTAGCCCCGGGCGAACCACAGCAGGCTGAGGAAGCAGATAAGCAGGTAAACGGTCCAACAGCCTGGGAGGTAGGTGCCAGCTGGTATTTACTGCCAGCAAAACCTATGCGCCAGCGTATAGCCGATAAGCGCGTGGGCTTTTTTACCCGGGCAATTAAAGATTACACTCAAGACCCCAGCAAGGCCGATGATATAATTTTAACCGCCAGGTGGAAGCTTGAACCCAAAACTGCAGATATTAAAAAATACAACCGCGGTGAACTGGTTGAACCTGCCAAACCCATTGTGTTTTATGTAGATAAAAATACGCCCGCCTATCTGCAACCTTATTTTATTGCGGGAGTAAACGCTTGGCAAAAATCCTTTGAGAAAATTGGTTTTAAAAATGCCATTACGGCCAAAATGGAGCCGGATTCAACACAAGATCCTGAGTTCTCGATGGATAATGCCAATTATTCGGTAATATCTTACAAGCCGTCAACCACGGCTAATGCTTACGGCCCTATGGTGGTCGATCCGCGCTCTGGTGAAATATTGAGTTCACATGTGGCCGTGTTTCATAACATTACCGATTTATTACAGCGCTGGTATTTTGTAATGTGTTCAACTAATGACCCTCGTGCCCGTAAGCTGCCGCTATCTCAAGATATTATGGGCCGTTTGGCGCAAACGGTAATCACCCATGAAGTTGGCCACACCCTTGGCCTCAGGCATGATTTTGCCGGAAGCCATTCGTACGATGTGGATAGCGTGCGCAAACGCTCTTACGTTGCAAAAAATGGATTTGGAGCATCGATAATGGATTACCTGAGGTTTAATTACGTAGCCCAGCCCGAAGACGGGTTTACTGCCGATGAGTTACTGCCTCAAATTGGCGTTTATGATGATTACGCCATTGAATGGGGATACAAGTACTTGCCACAATACAAAACCCCTGCCGACGAAGCTGAAAAACTAAAGCAATGGGTATCTGAAAAACGTAAAGATTCACGGTTATTTTACTTTCCTGAGGGTGATTTTTATGACCCGAGAGTTCAATCTGAAGACATGGGCAATAATGCCATGAAGGCGGCAGCGCTTGGCATCAATAATTTAAAGCTCATTATGAGCAATCTGGAAAGCTGGCTGGAAAAAGATGATGATGAGAATTACACCATGTTGAAAAAAATGCATACCGCCGTAGCAAGCCGTTATAATGAATACCTGGGGCATGTATTAAAAAACATTGGCGGCCACTATGCCGACCAAGCTTTAATAGCCGAAGGTAAACCTAATTACATACCTGTAAGCCGCCAAACACACAAGGAGGCCATGGACTTTTTAAACAAATATTTTTTCCAGGAGCCTTCGTGGATGTTTCCTCAAAATATTACCAATAAAACTCGGTTTGTTTTTGCCGGCCAGGTAGAGGGAGATTATGAAGTTTTTATGGCAAGGATATTTTTCAAATTCTCGGCCATATCCCGTAATGAACGCATTCAAGGCTATCAAGCTTACACTGCTGCCGAATATTTTGATGATATATATAACGGGATATTTCTTGACCTCAACGACAATAAGCCTATATCAAGCTACAGGCGTATGCTGCAACGCACCTATGTTAACAAGTTGCTGAGTTCGATTTATAATCCTCCTACCTACGAAAACGATGTAGCCATTATATTAAAACAGCAAGCCGAAAAAATTAAGCAGGCCTGCAATGCATCGCTCAAAAATAAAACAGATGATGCTACAATAAACCACATCAAAGCCATTACATCCATGATAAGCCAGTGGGAAGGCAATAAACCTACCATTTAA
- a CDS encoding RagB/SusD family nutrient uptake outer membrane protein: protein MKKLYIYTLLLISTLTFSCKKFLEEYSQDEMRPGTINDLNSLMYGDAYPYTVSMETFDVLADDVQNNPLVNVNGSPVATYLGALQANTLMYTFNPTMFDGLATTPESADVYTKMYLKIKGCNVLIDYVDKVSGTVTDKNAVLGQCLFLRAYYYLKLVTLYGQSYIAPGVNPETSLGVPLVLSSEVKDGGLKRNTLKEVYDQIEKDLIAAEDLLRNNFVQPNAFRVNSDVANGLLSRFYLYRGLDTDWGKAIQRAGQALQNRSTLTALSSWVGANNSIAANGIYNSTSPEVLWVYGGTHSPILVPEIDSRALPPFSVSADLIAQYDKGTNTSNYGDLRFQFYFQSFTVNGSRLTYRTAKNTINAQYGTKGLRVAELYLNRAEAYARRFLATGNAGDRQAALADLNTLRQSRFDTRNTPYVPVNITAAQDLYKFCQDERRRELCLEDGHRFVDLKRWGLGVTHVFTGTDNVTATYTLAPNAPLFTLPIPANAMNNNTGLIQNPR, encoded by the coding sequence ATGAAAAAATTATACATATATACCCTTCTGTTAATATCGACGCTGACATTTTCGTGCAAAAAATTTTTAGAGGAGTATAGCCAGGATGAAATGCGTCCTGGAACAATTAATGATTTGAACTCGCTGATGTATGGCGACGCCTACCCATACACTGTCTCTATGGAAACCTTTGACGTGCTTGCAGATGATGTGCAGAATAATCCGTTGGTAAATGTAAACGGATCGCCGGTTGCCACTTACCTGGGAGCGTTACAAGCTAATACACTCATGTACACCTTTAACCCTACCATGTTTGATGGTTTGGCCACCACGCCGGAGTCGGCAGACGTGTATACCAAAATGTACTTAAAAATAAAAGGTTGTAACGTGCTGATCGATTATGTTGATAAAGTATCTGGAACTGTGACCGATAAAAATGCTGTTTTAGGTCAGTGCCTTTTTTTAAGAGCGTACTACTACCTTAAATTAGTTACGCTTTATGGCCAATCATATATTGCTCCGGGCGTAAACCCCGAAACCAGCCTTGGCGTACCGCTGGTATTAAGCAGCGAGGTTAAAGACGGTGGCTTGAAAAGAAATACGCTGAAAGAAGTATATGATCAAATTGAAAAGGACCTGATAGCTGCTGAAGATCTTTTACGAAATAACTTTGTACAGCCTAACGCATTTCGTGTTAACAGTGATGTAGCCAATGGCCTGTTATCTCGTTTTTACCTCTATCGGGGTTTAGATACCGACTGGGGCAAAGCCATACAGCGTGCCGGCCAGGCTTTGCAAAACCGGTCAACTTTAACAGCTTTGTCAAGCTGGGTAGGCGCTAACAATTCTATTGCAGCCAACGGTATTTACAATTCAACAAGCCCCGAAGTGCTTTGGGTTTACGGTGGCACACATTCGCCAATTTTAGTTCCGGAGATAGATAGCAGGGCATTGCCTCCGTTTTCCGTATCGGCAGATCTGATCGCGCAGTATGATAAGGGTACAAATACGTCAAACTATGGTGATCTACGCTTCCAGTTCTACTTTCAATCATTTACCGTAAACGGCAGCAGGTTAACATATCGTACGGCAAAAAACACCATTAATGCACAATATGGCACTAAAGGATTGAGGGTTGCCGAACTTTATCTTAACCGTGCCGAAGCTTACGCACGCAGGTTTTTGGCTACGGGTAATGCCGGTGACAGGCAGGCGGCACTGGCAGATCTGAACACCTTACGGCAAAGCCGTTTCGATACGCGCAATACACCCTACGTGCCGGTTAATATTACTGCCGCGCAGGACCTATATAAATTTTGCCAGGATGAGCGCAGGCGTGAATTATGTTTAGAAGACGGGCATCGCTTTGTTGACCTGAAGCGTTGGGGTTTAGGCGTAACACACGTATTTACCGGCACCGATAATGTTACAGCTACTTACACGCTGGCTCCTAACGCCCCGCTGTTCACACTGCCAATACCCGCTAATGCTATGAACAACAATACCGGGCTTATACAAAATCCAAGATAA
- a CDS encoding putative zinc-binding metallopeptidase encodes MKNYINILLALVICTGINACSKKEEALTPSNIDVTYHLPQGNNAFDQTIKGYFDNYGTFVLYKFNDRDAYWTPTSFKKPAVGINGFWSTGVDVVPSNTDYVALQLDLLDKSLFSLYPSSFLKQFLPIKLLLCSKVDSVSTTIAASKTVKKIPAYYSYDNITVNYGDASISQMTAAEKLTFLARINQVFFQNINERALIKPIPEFVNSADYTTSNGTAAAAYAKGIVASYTSANVNNDWNAYIMAMVTLSEADLNRLVSNTINSPSGVLNPAKDVNGLIRKRYNIVRNYFINTYQVDLQKIGNKAKGF; translated from the coding sequence ATGAAAAATTATATCAATATATTGTTGGCGCTGGTTATCTGTACTGGCATTAACGCATGCTCAAAAAAGGAGGAAGCACTTACTCCTTCAAACATTGATGTTACCTATCATTTACCACAGGGTAATAATGCTTTTGATCAAACTATTAAAGGATATTTTGATAATTACGGCACCTTTGTGTTATATAAATTTAATGACCGTGATGCATATTGGACGCCAACCAGCTTTAAAAAACCAGCTGTTGGCATAAACGGTTTTTGGAGTACAGGTGTGGATGTTGTGCCATCTAATACTGATTATGTTGCCTTGCAACTTGATCTATTAGATAAAAGCTTATTCAGCCTTTACCCAAGCAGCTTTTTAAAACAATTTTTACCCATAAAGTTGCTGTTGTGTAGCAAAGTGGATTCGGTATCAACTACTATTGCCGCATCAAAAACGGTAAAAAAAATTCCTGCTTACTATAGTTATGATAACATTACTGTTAATTATGGCGATGCTTCTATCAGCCAAATGACAGCGGCTGAAAAACTGACATTTTTAGCGCGGATAAACCAGGTTTTTTTTCAAAACATTAATGAACGGGCATTAATAAAACCAATACCCGAATTTGTTAATAGTGCCGATTATACCACCTCAAACGGCACAGCGGCTGCGGCTTACGCTAAAGGTATAGTAGCCAGCTACACATCGGCCAATGTTAATAACGATTGGAATGCCTACATAATGGCAATGGTAACTTTATCTGAAGCTGATCTGAATCGTTTAGTTTCAAATACCATCAATAGCCCGTCAGGAGTTCTTAATCCCGCCAAGGATGTTAACGGTCTTATAAGAAAGCGTTACAATATTGTACGAAACTACTTCATTAATACTTACCAGGTTGATCTTCAAAAAATAGGTAATAAAGCCAAAGGTTTTTAA
- a CDS encoding SusC/RagA family TonB-linked outer membrane protein — MQKSMLLESKPCAYSSGQVVRRILRLTIVLLSIFALQIRAAKAQVVTISKTNAKLVDVFKEIRKQTGYDFVYTSSQMNEARPVTVNLQTATLETALAACFRDQPLTYSIKNKTIIVKAKPVSESRTTGLPSLVKYRLVTGQVNSADNKPVTGVTVVSKELNVRTVTDKEGKYRIDVIDQGQAMLIFSYVGLETKEVSVMGLSVMDVTLQKAVKEMNEIVVTGYQVLKRSDVAGSVASIQAKDLNLNGINTLEQALQGKLAGVVVTNNSGMVGTKQNVRVRGTSTLIGSQEPIWVVDGIIQEDPLPFKAQELNTSGGINSDNFDYLRNFVGNSIRWLNPNDIQDITVLKDASATAIYGVRAANGVIVITTKKGQVGPPSVNYSTNLSVTDKVTYNKLNLMNSKERVAVSREIYERGLTSPFVNNNIGFAGALNEYLYLKTINESEFNAKVAAMETVNTDWFKLLFRKPFSMSHNLGVSGGNANTRYYSSFGYNKTYGTAIGNDINNITGNLSMTTQLFKNLTLGLRLSASKNTTNGFYQVSPYDYASKTNRAIAAYDSNGELSFYRTNSNYLFNFLNERDETGNVNNVLSTNAVMDVNYQLSSKFRFQTLFSYNASATNGNTYATEKTEYIAKSFRFNDGLKPSDPAYGNSKLPVGGEYNQLNSTNRTWGWRNSLSYGQTFAQKHNVSAMVGIEANSSQFDGFQSTAYGYLRDRGKSFATLPLTVTSSKTVNSLLVSIPTITDRRVNTMGVYLTSSYSYDSRYVLNFSVRNDRSNRFGQFTNEKFNPVWAGGLRWNIANEKWFTTSNWLSGLSLRSSLGYQRNIASNVSPDLIIKLPTGAAANSTESFTQEQLLTVRSLPYGNLRWEQNLSLNFGMDWSLFQNKISGSFEYYTKRGRELLTSLSVPVEYGVSSMIINGGSMNNSGWELTAGFVPVRTKNFTWSVNLNTSKNNNRITKTGAQVVSWQTAASGQLNSVGQPVSGFYAFRYTGINPANGEPTFDLSTAPGSDPKDPTSFMQYVGKLDPDFTSGLGMNFRYKMLTFSSSFYLQLGGKRFLAPLYNYAATNSGLPTEYENLSRLILDRWTPSNPNATVPALPNGTLPNINLPNGDARGNRNAYNFYNYSTDRVVSASSLRCNNINVSYSLPAEVVKKLRCKNLAIGGGVSNPFAINSSDFRGIDPEVATGGQPRTRTYTFSMNLSF; from the coding sequence ATGCAAAAATCCATGTTATTGGAAAGTAAGCCGTGCGCTTATTCTTCCGGTCAAGTTGTGCGGCGTATACTAAGATTAACTATTGTTTTACTCAGTATTTTCGCCTTACAGATCAGAGCAGCAAAAGCTCAGGTTGTTACAATTTCTAAAACCAACGCCAAACTGGTTGATGTATTTAAGGAAATAAGAAAGCAAACTGGTTACGACTTTGTGTACACCTCGTCGCAAATGAATGAGGCCAGACCGGTAACTGTAAACCTGCAAACAGCAACCTTAGAAACTGCTCTGGCAGCCTGCTTTCGCGATCAGCCTTTAACCTACTCCATCAAGAATAAAACCATTATTGTTAAAGCTAAGCCCGTATCGGAGTCAAGAACCACAGGCTTACCATCTCTTGTTAAATACCGTTTGGTTACAGGCCAGGTTAATAGTGCAGATAATAAACCTGTAACCGGCGTAACCGTAGTATCAAAAGAATTAAATGTTAGAACGGTAACCGATAAAGAAGGTAAATACCGCATTGACGTAATTGACCAAGGGCAGGCCATGTTGATATTTAGCTATGTAGGCTTAGAAACCAAAGAAGTATCGGTTATGGGCCTATCTGTAATGGACGTAACCTTACAAAAAGCGGTTAAAGAGATGAATGAAATTGTGGTTACCGGTTACCAGGTGCTTAAACGCAGCGATGTGGCAGGCTCGGTAGCCAGTATACAAGCCAAAGACCTTAATCTTAATGGTATAAACACGTTGGAACAAGCCCTGCAAGGCAAACTGGCCGGTGTGGTGGTAACCAATAATAGCGGCATGGTGGGCACCAAACAAAACGTGAGAGTACGCGGAACATCGACCCTTATTGGCAGCCAGGAACCTATATGGGTGGTTGATGGTATTATACAGGAAGACCCATTGCCTTTTAAAGCTCAGGAACTAAATACTTCGGGTGGTATTAACTCTGACAACTTTGATTACCTGCGCAATTTTGTGGGTAACTCTATACGTTGGCTAAACCCTAATGATATACAAGATATTACTGTACTTAAAGATGCATCGGCAACAGCTATTTATGGTGTGCGTGCGGCAAACGGTGTAATTGTGATCACCACAAAAAAAGGACAGGTTGGTCCGCCATCTGTTAATTATTCAACCAATTTAAGTGTAACTGACAAAGTAACTTACAATAAATTAAACCTCATGAACTCCAAAGAACGGGTGGCCGTATCGAGAGAGATCTATGAGCGAGGACTTACATCTCCGTTTGTAAACAATAATATTGGTTTTGCGGGTGCATTAAATGAGTACCTGTATTTAAAAACAATAAACGAATCGGAATTTAACGCCAAAGTAGCCGCTATGGAAACGGTTAATACCGATTGGTTTAAATTGTTGTTCCGTAAGCCCTTCAGTATGTCGCACAACCTGGGTGTTTCGGGCGGAAATGCCAATACCAGGTATTACTCATCATTTGGATATAATAAAACATACGGGACGGCTATAGGCAATGATATTAATAACATTACGGGAAACCTGTCAATGACCACCCAGCTTTTTAAAAATCTTACGCTCGGGTTACGCCTTTCGGCATCAAAGAATACTACCAACGGCTTTTACCAGGTTAGCCCGTATGATTATGCTTCAAAAACAAACCGTGCAATTGCCGCTTATGACAGCAACGGTGAACTAAGTTTTTACCGGACTAATTCAAATTACTTGTTTAACTTTTTAAACGAGAGAGATGAAACCGGTAACGTGAATAATGTGCTTAGCACTAACGCGGTAATGGATGTAAACTACCAGCTATCAAGTAAATTCCGCTTTCAAACATTGTTCAGTTACAATGCTTCGGCTACAAATGGCAATACTTACGCAACCGAAAAAACAGAATATATTGCAAAATCTTTCCGCTTTAATGATGGCCTAAAACCGTCCGATCCTGCTTATGGCAACTCAAAGTTGCCAGTGGGCGGAGAATATAATCAACTCAATAGTACTAACCGCACCTGGGGATGGCGTAATAGTTTATCATACGGCCAAACTTTTGCTCAAAAACACAACGTATCGGCTATGGTAGGTATTGAGGCCAACAGTTCTCAATTTGATGGGTTTCAATCAACCGCGTACGGTTATTTAAGAGACAGGGGCAAATCTTTTGCCACACTACCGCTCACGGTCACCTCTTCTAAAACAGTTAACTCTTTATTGGTATCTATACCTACAATTACCGATAGAAGAGTAAACACCATGGGGGTTTACCTTACCTCAAGCTACTCGTACGATAGCAGGTATGTGTTGAATTTTAGTGTTAGAAATGATCGATCGAACCGTTTTGGCCAGTTTACCAACGAAAAGTTCAACCCGGTATGGGCAGGTGGTTTGCGTTGGAATATTGCCAACGAAAAATGGTTTACTACCAGCAATTGGTTGAGCGGGCTAAGCTTGCGTAGCTCGTTAGGCTACCAGCGTAACATAGCTTCCAATGTAAGCCCCGATCTGATTATTAAGCTTCCAACGGGCGCAGCAGCAAACTCAACCGAGTCGTTTACTCAGGAACAGTTATTAACTGTACGCAGCCTACCATATGGCAACCTGCGTTGGGAACAGAATTTAAGCTTAAATTTTGGTATGGATTGGAGCCTGTTTCAAAATAAAATAAGCGGCTCATTTGAATACTACACTAAACGCGGTCGCGAATTACTCACCAGCCTTTCGGTACCTGTAGAGTACGGGGTAAGTTCAATGATCATTAATGGCGGCTCTATGAATAACTCGGGCTGGGAATTAACAGCCGGATTTGTACCAGTACGCACAAAGAATTTTACCTGGTCGGTAAATTTAAATACTTCAAAAAACAATAACCGTATCACAAAAACCGGCGCACAGGTGGTAAGCTGGCAAACAGCAGCATCAGGGCAGCTTAATTCCGTTGGTCAACCGGTTTCCGGGTTTTATGCATTCAGGTATACAGGTATTAATCCGGCAAATGGCGAACCTACTTTTGACCTAAGTACTGCTCCGGGCAGCGATCCTAAAGACCCAACCTCGTTTATGCAATACGTGGGTAAATTAGATCCTGATTTTACTTCAGGCCTGGGCATGAATTTCAGATATAAAATGTTGACCTTCAGTAGTTCATTTTATCTGCAGTTAGGTGGCAAACGCTTTTTAGCACCGTTGTACAATTATGCTGCTACCAACAGCGGTTTGCCAACCGAATACGAAAACCTGTCGCGTTTGATATTAGACAGATGGACACCATCAAACCCTAATGCAACCGTTCCTGCTTTACCTAACGGAACTTTGCCCAACATTAATCTGCCAAATGGAGATGCACGAGGGAATAGAAATGCTTATAACTTTTATAACTATAGCACCGACAGGGTGGTAAGTGCATCAAGCCTTCGCTGCAACAACATCAACGTAAGCTACTCTTTGCCTGCCGAAGTTGTTAAGAAATTGAGATGTAAAAATTTAGCGATAGGTGGTGGCGTAAGTAATCCATTTGCTATTAACAGCAGCGACTTCAGAGGTATTGACCCCGAAGTAGCGACCGGCGGACAGCCAAGAACGAGAACGTACACGTTTAGCATGAACTTAAGCTTTTAA